Genomic segment of Salvia hispanica cultivar TCC Black 2014 chromosome 2, UniMelb_Shisp_WGS_1.0, whole genome shotgun sequence:
TGTTGGTTCTAACGATTTTTTTTCTGTTACGAATATGCTTGGATTTAACAAAAGAAAGTGGCTCCACAAGCCCCCAACGGGCTCCATTGTTTCAGGATGCAGATTACATTTCAAGAGCAAAAAGTATGGGTGAAATTGAATATTAACGAGGACTAGCCACAACAGCTCACATTAGTGAGTGATGCTCCGCATATTGTTACAAGATGCATACTTATGAGACCATCAAAACCCAATACATATATGCATCCATATTACATGCTGTTGCTAAAATTAATTGCACGgagagaaaatgaagataTGCATGTGCAATAAGGGTTCAGATGTCTTCGCAAAAAGAACCCTAGTAGCGAAGAAAAGATTTAGGGACAGATATTGGCATAATGACATTCAAGGAAAGTGGTAGAATTATCTAGCTTCATAAATCATGCAGAATAGTTTCGGTCAAATTTGATGTAACCAATAAGTGTGAGATCACTTACTCAAATTTTGTCGGACTAGGGGCTTTTTTTGCGGCCTAAGAGATAACCTAACTATGGTATCAAACGTGTGTAAATATAAAAGACGTAGTTAATTGTCTATTTCTAGCTATCAAACAAACAACGATATACACTTTTGTATCTCAAGTAAGAAAATCACATCAATAATCAACTTATGTTCAAATTCGCCGGATACGCCTTCCACTTTTTTCATCATAAAactttttatgttaaaaaatttcagtttAAAGAACTAAAACTAGGAATTATTGGTGAATGAAATTACAGTTGATCACTGTGAATATGTGATAATCGACTTTGTAACAAACAGTGTAATGGTAGTAAACAACCATGTCTGCCCAAAATCTTTAACAGACCAAAAtcacaataatttaaattgcaaaaagataaaaacagTTCATAAACCAACAAAGACTGGACTAACCAAGCACGTGACCTGCCAAAGAAATTTTCCTgcaaaaatttctttattttttgctttatgTAATTTGATCTGCTTTTTGGACCAAAAGACATACCATTGTTCTCTCTGAATCAATCACACGCACATCCCTTCAGTCCAAATCACTGAATATAAAGCAAATTTTTTGCTTCCCAAAAAATACAACTAGCTTTtttcattacataaaatacatttttttaattttcaaattacaaTCCACATCTGTATCTGTGATGCCTTGGCCTTTTGTTTTGGACCTTTTTGCAGTATGTTGTTTCTATCTAGATATATGAGTACTACTCCTATTGAAATGTGTGAATTATGGGATGATTGAATAGAGGTTGCGAGTGTACGCTGTTCATCAAAAAACAAGTTggattttttacatttttgtgAGGAATCTGTAGAGATTTTTCCCCCTTTACTACCTCTTTGCTATGAGATAGGAATATCTAGGATCAGTTCAAGTTGCGTGGAATTCACGTACAAACTCAATTCCCAGATCTCAAGGCTTGGTTTTCAAGAATATACCCCTCATTTCTTGGTTTCACTTCATCCCATATTTGTGAAGAAATCTACTCCGTTTGGTTCAAAACAGCATCTTTATCATCTGGGCCTTttgtttttggggttttttgcCTGTAGTTGTCGAATTTCATAGAGATTCAGTGAGAAGATTGTGGTGATTTGGGATTTGAACCGAGTGAAAAGTGGGAAACTTTCTTTGGTTATGGTGGTTTTGGGCTACTTTAGTTGGTATCATTTGTTCTATGAAGGGAATGAGAATTATGCAGAGAAGGTGAAATTAGTGGATTGAGTATGGAAAGAGGAAAGTTTCTGCTGTGGCAAGTGGGATTGCTGGTGTTGGCAATAATTGAGCCTTCTTATTCAACTCTATCTCCTTCTGGTGTGAATTATGAAGGTagattttcttctttctcaattctttttctttgcatATAAAGAcaagataatttcttttttttctcagtAATTTGGAAATTCGATGGAATGTTCTTTGTTTGGAACTCAATCCCTGTGCCTAATGTTCTAGATTGTGTTTTccattcaatttttcatttaattcgGTTTTTATAGTGGCTCCACTAATAAATGTTTCCTGTTTTTTCATCTACTTGTTTGCTATCTTTAATGCTCTGCCTTACACTGCATTTACTTGTGTCTTTTGGCTCTCTTGTGAGGAAAGTATAAGAAAGTATAAGACTGATATTAGTAGCTTTGTTTCCATATCTGCTGCATCTCCCTGCAGTTGTTGCTCTAATGGCGATAAAGAACGACTTACATGATCCTTACAATGTGCTGGAGAATTGGGATGCTAATTCTGTTGATCCTTGTAGTTGGAGAATGGTTACTTGTGCCCAAGATAATTATGTCTCTGCTCTGTAAGTTGCTTGGCTGCACAAAATATTGCTTAATGAtgtaataattttcttaatctcatCACTAATCTTTCTTGTTGCCAATGCTTCGTGGTTGACCAGAGGACTACCTAGCCTTGGTTTGTCCGGAACTTTGTCGCCCGGAATAGCGAACCTCAGTAATTTGCAATCTGTGTGAGTATATTATCTGTATGTTATTTTCAGTGGATTGAGTGTGATTTTGCTAATGAGATAAGTTGGAAACGCTTTCATGTGTCGGCTAGGTTACTGCAAAACAATGCAATCACCGGTACTATTCCAGCTGCTGTTGGGAGGTTAGAAAAGCTTCAAACACTCGACCTCTCTAATAACGAGCTGACCGGTGAAATTCCCAGTTCTTTGGGAGATCTGAAGAACTTGAACTACCTGTGAGTTAACTACCAGtttaaaaattgcaaaatatcaACACTTAACATTTCTTTAGATTGACTCTCATGTCCGTTATTCTTATGGCAAGACAGGCGGCTTAACAATAACAGCCTTACTGGACCCATTCCCGAATCGCTGACCAAAATCGAGAGCCTCACCCTCGTGTATGCAAATCCTTCATTTACTATGGTCATTGATGGGCTGAAGTCTCTTCCTTTATTCAACATATGTAGGCTTATTGTATTAACATTTGTTGCAGGGATCTTTCCTTCAATAATTTCAGTGGCTCGTTGCCGAAAATTCCTGCTAGAACGTTCAAGTGAGTTATCATTTTAGCTACGTGAACGTTTAAGTGAGTATCTTTTAACTAAAGTAGCTTTATTGCTCCAACCATTTTTCAGATTAGTTGGGAATCCTCTAATTTGTGGACAGAATCAAAACAATTGTTCTGTTGTCTATCCAGAGCCTTTGTCCTTCCCACCAGATGCTGTTAAAGGCAAGCCCCGTCTCATCTTCAAGATGTAGCATCTATCACCTGTGGCTCTTGATCGAGATGGTATATTGTCTGAGTTCTATTTTTCTAACCAGGTCAATCAAACTCTGGAGCGAAACATCATGTTGCAGTTACTTTTGGAGCAAGCTTTGGTGGtgctttttttataattgccGTTGTTGGCTTGATTTTTTGGTGGCGTTACAGGCGCAATCAGCAGATATTCTTTGATGTTAATGGTAAGTTTACATTTTTAGAATTAGAAATGAATGCattatactaatttatatTGATATGTTGATGTTTCTCATCTGGTAAtggtgttttctttttatattagcATGTGCACTTTTGCAGGCCTTGAAAGTTTACAAATATTCAGTTTATGGAATTAAGATATAACCACCGATCGTGACAAGTTTCTTTGTTTGATAGTTTCTTCGTATAACTTATTGAACTGATCTTTAACATGCTTCTGGTTGCCCTTTTGTTGTAGAGTTACACTCATTTATGTAAAGCAAAAGTTATGAGATGTGTTTATTTCTGTTATAATACCTGACATGGCAGCCTCCCTTGCAACATCACTAATAGAAATCGAAAACCTTACTAGTCTTGTTAATCTTCATCGATCATCTTTACCTGTGTATAATCAAGTGATGCAAGCTTTGTTTGCTCCTTGTTACATCATATACAAAtactatgtttattttgtagtactatGTGCTAATTCACTTCAAGAACAAGAAGTTCAATACTTTAAGTGAATGCAGAAAATTATCTTATGATTCTTATCCCCTGTCTTCTTCTAAGCAGCATTTATTTGGTTTGAAACTGATTTCCGTTTCTACGACTTTTATCAGAGCAATATGACCCCGAGGTACGCTTAGGGCATTTAAGAAGGTATACTTTTAAGGAACTCAGAATCGCAACGGATCATTTCAACACAAAGAATATATTGGGAAAGGGAGGATTTGGTGTTGTATACAAGGGTCGCTTGAACAACGGGACTGTGGTGGCCGTGAAAAGGATAAAGGATTACAATGCTGTTGGTGGAGAGATACAATTCCAGACGGAAGTAGAGTTGATCAGCTTGGCTGTTCATAGGAATCTCCTCCGACTTTGGGGGTTCTGCTCGACTGAAAGTGAGCGACTCCTAATCTATCCTTACATGCCAAATGGCAGCGTCGCATCCAGACTCAAAGGTATGCAACAATCAATCATTACTTACGTCATTATGAAAAGGAAAGAAACATGTCACGTCAAGCGAGATTAacataatttgattttcttcGCAGACCATATCCATGGGAGGCCGGTACTGGACTGgtcgaggaggaagaggataGCGCTGGGCACTGCACGTGGCTTGGTGTATCTGCACGAGCAGTGTGACCCCAAAGTCATCCATCGCGATGTCAAAGCTGCCAACATTCTGTTGGACGAAGACTTTGAGGCTGTGGTTGGCGACTTTGGATTGGCAAAGCTCTTAGACCACCGCGATTCTCATGTCACCACAGCTGTCCGCGGCACTGTTGGTCATATAGCGCCTGAATATCTCTCTACAGGGCAATCATCCGAGAAGACTGATGTGTTTGGGTTTGGAATCCTACTCCTCGAGCTGATCACAGGGCAGAAAGCAGTTGATTTTGGGCGGGGAAACAACCAGAAAGGAGTTATACTGGATTGGGTACGACCTtataactctctctctctcacacttTCAACGATGTGATGGCGTTGCTTACTCTCGGTCTTGATTTAGGTAAAGAAGCTCCACCAAGAAGGGAAGCTGAGCCTTATGGCAGACAAAGATCTAAAGAATGAGTACGACAGAATGGAGCTTGAAGAAATGGTTCAGGTGGCACTTCTGTGCACTCAGTTCAATCCGTTGCATCGCCCTAAAATGTCGGAGGTCTTGAGAATGCTGGAAGGCGACGGCCTAGCAGAGAAGTGGGAACAATCACAGAACAACGAGACCACACCTAGATTCCGAACATTTGAACAACCTATTCAGAGATACTCGGACTTCATTGAGGAGTCCTCCCTCGTAGTCGAGGCTATGGAGCTCTCGGGGCCAAGGTAGCATAGCATCTTTTCATGAGGTTCGTTTGTCTTCTAATACTACTAAGCTAAGCTAAAAGCTTTGAAAAATTTGCATTCACTCATCATGTCTATAGTGTTTGTTTGAACCTCTGTATTTGAAATCACCtgtataaaagaaagaaaaagttatgtgCATTTACTTGCTTGTTCAAAGTATTAGATTCATTAGGCTCACTCCAAATCCTAGATTTTCAAGAAATGGTGCCTCTAATATTTAAGGTAGGTGGTTATGCTCACAACAAATTTTTGctattgaaattaaatgtgGCCCAAAATATACATTATTGAAGATGAGAGGATTTGAGTGGGGCATTAGCCCAACCCAAGAAATGAAATACAATTGGAGAGAGATTAGAAATAGATAATGGTGATTAAAAAGGTGAATGGATctggaaaaagaaaacagcAGCACGTGGGCGAACATAGATTCGCCGGCAGATAAGTGCCGCCTACCGCACAAATAGGAAACGTGTTGCGTTGCACAAACATTCGCTTCGCCGACAACTTTAcagttaatttatttcacaCATCTCAATAAAATACCCTAAACCTGTATGCAAATATGAAACAATTACTAGTCACTCCGttcaatttttatcttttttgcaattttagcATAAGCAAAAATAGAGGAATGATATGCTGCCTCCCTTATGTGAGCTCCTTATGTGAGCACCTGATAGAACTTCAATTCTACCGATTCAAGAGCACACAAATTATGACAGAAAATAAACACAAACCCTAGCAGCAACTAGGATTCCAAACACACGGTTTCGAGaagaagatatttttatttcttgattctCGATAATTTTGACTCTCTAATGGACTCTATATATAGAGTCCGGATCCTGCTTGATTCGACTCTACgattcgggaaagaatcaagaagaaaacccgaaaagatttaataataatattctaaacaaaaatatccaaaaatagggaaattaaataaagcaacaaataataaaagatcTGCTATCTCTAATGTGGCGTGAAGTCACGGTAGCGAGTCGGTTTGGGGGCGTTCCTCCTGGGACGATCCTTCTTTGGCTGCTGCACCTCTTTCGCCTTTGCGGTGTGCTTTTTGAGTTGCGTAGCTACCTCGGCATTGGTTGTTGCAGGAGGTTCGGGCTGCCCATCCAGCATGTTCTCCTCGTCCTGTATTACAGTGTCGTTGAGTCCCCTATCAGCACCACTctaatttgacacacttttaGCGTTGTTCGTTTCgatttatctatttagtttaattctaatacgttaaaaaatgttattgcaatttttaatttcacaaaattcataaaaatcaaagctcgatttgcttgttttctctataatttcaaataaatgaataaaataataaatcaagctttgatttttatgaattttgcgaaattaaaaattgcaatgacattttttaatgtattagaatcaaactaaatagataaatcgaaacgaaaaatgttaaaaatggGTCAAACGAGAATGGTGCTCACATAAGGAGCTCACATAAGgtatgtagcatatcattccTCAGCAAAAATATACCGAGTATAAACTTTAATTCTTTTTGTAATCATTTAAATACCATTAATAATAGTTCCTTATATATATCTATGATAATTTGAACTATCAGATTTATTGATTAGAGAAAGTATCCCTACCCTCGATTGAAATAcgtttcattataaaatttaaatttgtagtgattttagaaatagtaaattccaaataagaatttttatgTTATGCAAAAGGGTTTTATTTAACAGCAAAGTAAAGAAagcattaaaatttg
This window contains:
- the LOC125205879 gene encoding protein NSP-INTERACTING KINASE 3-like translates to MERGKFLLWQVGLLVLAIIEPSYSTLSPSGVNYEVVALMAIKNDLHDPYNVLENWDANSVDPCSWRMVTCAQDNYVSALGLPSLGLSGTLSPGIANLSNLQSVLLQNNAITGTIPAAVGRLEKLQTLDLSNNELTGEIPSSLGDLKNLNYLRLNNNSLTGPIPESLTKIESLTLVDLSFNNFSGSLPKIPARTFKLVGNPLICGQNQNNCSVVYPEPLSFPPDAVKGQSNSGAKHHVAVTFGASFGGAFFIIAVVGLIFWWRYRRNQQIFFDVNEQYDPEVRLGHLRRYTFKELRIATDHFNTKNILGKGGFGVVYKGRLNNGTVVAVKRIKDYNAVGGEIQFQTEVELISLAVHRNLLRLWGFCSTESERLLIYPYMPNGSVASRLKDHIHGRPVLDWSRRKRIALGTARGLVYLHEQCDPKVIHRDVKAANILLDEDFEAVVGDFGLAKLLDHRDSHVTTAVRGTVGHIAPEYLSTGQSSEKTDVFGFGILLLELITGQKAVDFGRGNNQKGVILDWVKKLHQEGKLSLMADKDLKNEYDRMELEEMVQVALLCTQFNPLHRPKMSEVLRMLEGDGLAEKWEQSQNNETTPRFRTFEQPIQRYSDFIEESSLVVEAMELSGPR